One Oncorhynchus kisutch isolate 150728-3 linkage group LG30, Okis_V2, whole genome shotgun sequence genomic window, CACAGGTAAGGTATATCTTGATTCGGCTAAATAATAGATAATACTAGATAATACATTTTCAGAAAATGGTTATAAAGAAAATGAACTGAGAGGTTCTACCAGAACTTCCAGAACTTGGTCCTAAAATAATGAGTATTTTCCTTCTCCGTCTCAGCATTTTTCCTACATTGCATCTGACCGTCTATTACATGAACCTTTTCTGTTTGGTTGTCCATCAgtctaactctcctctctctgtggttcCCAGTGTCTGTCAGGCAGCTCAGATGGAACCATCAGGTTGTGGTCTCTGGGGCAGCAGAGGTGTATCGCTACGTATCGGGTCCACGACGAGGGAGTGTGGGCCCTGCAGGTGAACGAAGCCTTCACACACATCTACTCTGGAGGCAGAGACAAGAAAATCTTCTGCACCGACCTGAGGAACCCTGATATCAGAGTACTCATCTGTGAGGAGAAGGCCCCTGTACTGAAGGTAAGGGCATGGGACTGGTTGTGGTTCATTATATCTGCCATTTAGCAAATGCTAAATGCGTACATTTCTACATACTCTACATACGGGTGGTCCTGGGAATTGAACCCAGTATCCTAGTGTTGCAAGTACCACACTCTACCAGCTGAGCTACTGACGGGGGGGGAAGGGGGTGCTGAGCTactgagggtgggggtgggggggtgctgAGCTactgagggtgagggagggagggaggaaggggggtgCTGAGCTActgagggtgggggagggaggggggtgctgAGCTActgggggtgggggagggaggggggtgctgAGCTACTGagggtgagggatggaggggggtgcTGAGCTactgagggtgagggagggagggggggggtgctgagctggtgagggaggaaggggggtgCTGAGctactgagagggagggagggagggaggggtgtgctGAGCTActgagggtgagggaggggaggggggggtgctGAGCTActgagggtgggggagggaggggggtgctgAGCTActgagggtgggggagggagggggagggaggggggtgctgAGCTACTGGGGGGTGCTGAGCTACTGAGGGTGGGGGAGTGAGGGGGGTGCTGAGCTActgagggtgggggagggaggggggtgctgAGCTActgagggtgggggagggaggggggtgctgAGCTActgagggtgggggagggagggaggggggtgctgAGCTACTGAgggtgagggaggaaggggggtgCTGAGctactgagagggagggagggaggggtgtgctGAGCTactgagggtgagggagggaggggtgtactGAGGTTAAGGGAGTGGGATGTgactgggtgggtgtgtgtgtattaacctGGGTCTGACGGGggctatccctctcctcctcagatGGAACTGGACAGGACAGCTGACCCTCCTCCTGTTATCTGGGTCTCTACCACCAAGTCATCTGTTAACAAATGGGTAAACAAATAAGCATGCCATGTCTTCCGATGCCCTCAGAGATCATTCTAGGGCTTTCTAtgtgtcagggttggggtcaattaagTTTatctaaaaaaactgtttttgttgcAGTGTCTAAAGGGAATCCACAACTTCCGGGCGTCTGGGGATTATGACAATGACATCATCGCCCCCCTGACCCCGCTGTGTACAGCGCCTGAACAGGTCATCAAAGGTACGTTAGTGTGTGTGCAGTGATCCACCTAACTGGATGTAGTTTTCACATGAATCTTAGTGCAAACTGTTTGTTGTCCTCACTCAAATAGATCCTCTTTGGTTTGTTTTTTAAACTATCTCTTACTGAATGCAGTGGTTGTGAGGAGAGGCAGACGTGACCCGAGTTTCTAACCATGAACTAGGCTTGGGCGATATATCGTTTATAGTATATAGCAGGGTATTTCGAAATACCGACGGTATGATTTTCAATACCCCCAAAAAATAAGTGTGTGTCTATATAAGTttactacatacaccttagccaagtacatttaaactcagtttttcacaattcctgacatttaatgctagtaaaaaaaaaaatcctgtcttaggtcagttaggatcaccactttatggcagcttcattaaatagtacctgcaaaacaccagtctcaacgtcaacagcgaagaggcgactccgggatgctggccttctaggcagagttgcaaacataaagccacatctcagactggaCAATTAAAAAGAagaagatgggcaaaataacacagacactgaacagaggaactctgcctagaaggccagcatcccggagtcgcctcttcactgttgacattgagacgtgtgttttgcgggtacaatttaatgaagctgccagttgagaacttgtgaagcgtctgtttatatcaaactagacactcttaatgtacttgtcctcttgctcagttgtatgacaaaacattgTATTTATACTTctgtaattacgttggtaaccagtttataatagcaataaggcaccttggggatTTGAtgtatggacaatataccaccaAGGGTCGTGTTCAGGCACTTGCGTCGTACATAAAAAAtgctcttagccgtggtatattggccatatatcacacctcGGGCTTTATTGCTTAAATATCACTTGACCCTTTACAAAAAATAATTGACGTCaaagccttattctgaaattgattaaattataatttttccctcatcaatctactcattaatctacacgcgataccccataatgacaaagcaaaaattattatttgcaaaaaaaattggcaaatatattaaaaacaaataccatatttacataagtattcagaccctttcatatgagactaaaattgaactctggtgcatcctgtttccattgattatccttgtttctacaacttaattggagtccacctgtggtaaattcaattgattggacatgatttgtaaaggcatacacctgtctataaggtcccacagttgacagataatgtcagagcaaaaaccatgaggtaaaaggaattatccgtagagctcagagacaggcacatctgtgcctcgacacaatcctatctggggaagggtacccaaaccatttctgcagcattgaaggtccccaagaacacagtggcctccatcattcttaaaagtttggagccaccaagactcttcctagagctggccgcacagccaaactgagcaatcaggggagaatgaccttggtcagggaggtgaccatcgggttctagttcatctgacagacctccagagttcctctgtggaggtaattgtccttctggaaggttctcccatttctgcagcactcgtCCAAttgggcctttatggtagagtggccagacggaagccactgctcagtaaaaaTCACATGacggcccacttggagtttgccaaaaggcacctaaagacactcagaccatgagaaataagaatcTCTGGtttaatgaaaccaagattgaattatttGTCCAAGCGGCACATCAGGAGGTGGcggtggcggcatcatgctgtggggatatttttcagtggcagggactggaagactcgtcagagtacagagatatccttgatgaaaacctgctccagagcactcaggatctcagactggggtgaaggttcaccttccaacaggacaacgaccctaagcacacagccaaaacaacaaagtagtggcttcgggacaagtctctgaacgtccttgagtggcccagccagagcccggaattgaacccGACTGAAcgtctctggagaaacctgaaaatagctttgcagtgaagctccccatccaacctaacagaacttgagaggatctgcagagaacaatgggacaAACACACCTGcatttgtagcgtcatacccaagaagactcaaggctgaaattgctgccaaaggtgcttcaacaaaggactgagtaaagggtctgaatacttatgtaaatgtgattgtaaaatctatttttttatattttacatttgcaaaaaattctacaaacctgtttttgctttgtcattatgagatattgtgtgtagattgatgagtggggGAAAAATATTTaatctgttttagaataaggctgtaacctgtTGGATTCTACATTTTGACCATTGAGATATTAACGGGGGCTATAGATCAGATGCATAGTATATAAAGGAGTGAGATCTGTAGAAAGACAGAGTGGCTGTGGAATGTGCTGCGTGGACGAGGAGATCAAAGGATTACTATAGGGGAagcagatggacatctgtggattaggtgaaggaggggaggaggtcaGGTGGTGAGGTCAGATCCCCTGAAGGGAGTTATAAGGTTCCTGtggaaccataagatgtaaggattggagaggagGAGTGTCCAAAGTggagatgtacagtgccttgcgaaagtatttggcccccttgaactttgcgaccttttgccacatttcaggcttcaaacataaagatataaaactgtatttttttgtgaagaatcaacaacaagtgggacacaatcatgaagtggaacgacatttattggatatttcaaacttttttaacaaatcaaaaactgaaaaatttggcgtgcaaaattattcagcccccttaagttaatactttgtagcgccaccttttgctgcgattacagctgtaagtcgcttggggtatgtctctatcagttttgcacatcgagagactgaaatttttccccattcctccttgcaaaacagctcgagctcagtgaggttggatggagagcatttgtgaacagcagttttcagttctttccacagattctcgattggattcaggtctggactttgacttggccattctaacacctggatatgtttatttttgaattccattgtagattttgctttatgttttggatcattgtcttgttggaagacaaatctctgtcccagtctcaggtcttttgcagactccatcaggttttcttccagaatggtcctgtatttggctccatccatcttcccatcaattttaaccatcttccctgtccctgctgaagaaaagcaggcccaaaccatgatgctgccaccaccatgtttgacagtggggatggtgtgttcagggtgatgagctgtgttgcttttacgccaaacataacgttttgcattgttgccaaaaagttcaattttggtttcatctgaccagagcaccttcttccacatgtttggtgtgtctcccaggtggcttgtggcaaactttaaacggcactttttatggatatctttaagaaatggctttcttcttgccactcttccataaaggccagatttgtgcaatatacgactgattgttgtcctatggacagagtctcccacctcagctgtagatctctgcagttcatccagagtgatcatgggcctcttggctgcatctctgatcagtcttctccttgtatgagctgaaagtttagagggacggccaggtcttggtagatttgcagtggtctgattctccttccatttcaatattatcgcttgcacagtgctccttgggatgtttaaagcttgggaaatctttttgtatccaaatccggctttaaacttcttcacaacagtatctcggacctgcctggtgtgttccttgttcttcatgatgctctctgcgcttttaacggacctctgagactatcacagtgcaggtgcatttatacggagacttgattacacacaggtggattgtatttatcatcattagtcatttaggtcaacattggatcattcagagatcctcactgaacttctggagagagtttgctgcactgaaagtaaaggggctgaataattttgcacgcccaatttttcagtttttgattcgttaaaaaagtttgaaatatccaataaatgtcgttccacttcatgattgtgtcccacttgttgttgattcttcacaaaaaaaatacagttttatatctttatgtttgaagcctgaaatgtggcaaaaggtcgcaaagttcaagggggccgaatactttcgcaaggcactgtgtgtgtgtgtgtgtgtgtatatatatatatatatatatatatatatatacctgtgaTGGTGAGTAATGTTTTGTTCTCTGAATACAACTGTAACGACCCTTTGTGAAGAATTAAACGTGGTttagcttctctagtgtccgtgagttatttactctgaaaaataaaaaCCTAACAAACCATGgataatgtcaaggggtctgagtgcTTTCCAATGGCACTGTAtttcacatttaaaaaatagTGCCCCTTGCACATTTGGTAATATCGTGTATCCCGTTATGGTACAGAAATGGTATGAAAATCTTAATACCGCCCAAACCTAGTCTTGCTGTGGTCAAACGATAAGTACTGTACATATTTGCTGTTGTAGGAGGGGCCAGTATAATTCAGTGTCACATTCTGAACGACAAGAGGCACATCGTCACCAAAGACACCAACAACAATGTTGCATTCTGGGATGTACTGAAAGCCTGTAAGGGAGAGGACCTGGGGAAAGTAGAGTTTGATGAAGAGATCAAGAAGAGGTTCAAGCAGGTCTACGTCCCAAACTGGTTCTCTGTCGACCTCAAGACAGGGGTATGTTTCTCGTTTTATAACTTAGTAATACTATACTTATTCAGTGTTTTTTGAAAAGGTGAAGCTAGCTAGATAAGATTGGTTGATGttgttgctctctctccctcctgtgtgtTGCTTGATAGATGCTGACCATCACACTGGATGAGAGTGACTGCTTCGCTGCCTGGGTGTCTGCTAAGGATGCTGGCTTCACAAGCTCTGATGGATCGGACCCAAAGTGTACGATTTCTTTTTTTAGGTTTTCATTTTTAATATAACTTCTTCATTCTTTTTTTTTATCCTTTAGCTTTgcaatgtttgtttgtgtgtgtgtgtgtatagtgaacCTTGGTGGACTGCTACTTCAGGCCCTGCTAGAGTTCTGGCCCAGGACGCACATCAACCCCATGGATGAGGAGGAGAACGAGGTCAACCATGGTAAACgggccttgttgttgttgttgttgttgttgttgttgtcaaaaATAGTTTTCGCCTGAGATATTGGCTGTAGACGGCTATAGTGTTAGACATCCCATGTCACAGGGTTAGGGCCCAGCAAAAAATTTCCATAGACTCACTATTTCATCATGGTATAGGAGCAGTAAAAAATATTCTAGTGACTTTTGACCTTGTCCAAACCCCAGCAGCAGTGAATGGGGAGCAGGAGACGCGGGTGCAGAAGGGGAATGGGTACTTCCAGGTGCCTCCACACACTCCAGTCATCTTCggagaggcaggagggaggacTCTGTTCCGGTACATATTTCAATTTTACGAAACCCATAGCTAGCCTGCTAATATTGTTAGACTCGCTAAGTCTAGGGGTCTTAGGCcaagctacatggtctgtaacctgactcattatgtctaggggtcctagctacattgtctgtaacctgactcattatgtctaggggtcctagctacatggtctgtaacctgactcattatatctaggggtcctagctacatggtctgtaacctgactcattatgtctaggggtcctgtcctagctacatggtctgtaacctgactcattatgtctaggggtcctagctacatggtctgtaacctgactcattatatctaggggtcctagctacatggtctgtaacctgactcattatgtctaggggtcctgtcctagctacatggtctgtaacctgactcattatgtttaggggtcctagctacatggtctgtaacctgactcattatgtctaggggtcctagctacatggtctgtaacctgactcattatatcTAGGGGTCCTAggtacatggtctgtaacctgactcattatgtctaggggtcctagctacattgtctgtaacctgactcattatgtctaggggtcctagctacatggtctgtaacctgactcattatatctaggggtcctagctacatggtctgtaacctgactcattatgtctaggggtcctgtcctagctacatggtctgtaacctgactcattatgtctaggggtcctagctacatggtctgtaacctgactcattatatctaggggtcctagctacatggtctgtaacctgactcattatgtctaggggtcctgtcctagctacatggtctgtaacctgactcattatgtttaggggtcctagctacatggtctgtaacctgactcattatgtctaggggtcctagctacatggtctgtaacctgactcattatatcTAGGGGTCCTAggtacatggtctgtaacctgactcattatgtctaggggtcctagctacattgtctgtaacctgactcattatgtctaggggtcctagctacatggtctgtaacctgactcattatatctaggggtcctagctacatggtctgtaacctgactcattatgtctaggggtcctgtcctagctacatggtctgtaacctgactcattatgtctaggggtcctagctacatggtctgtaacctgactcattatatctaggggtcctagctacatggtctgtaacctgactcattatgtctaggggtcctgtcctagctacatggtctgtaacctgactcattatgtttaggggtcctagctacatggtctgtaacctgactcattatgtctaggggtcctagctacatggtctgtaacctgactcattatatcTAGGGGTCCTAggtacatggtctgtaacctgactcattatgtctaggggtcctagctacatggtctgtaacctgactcattatgtctaggggtcctagctacatggtctgtaacctgactcattatgtctaggggtcctagctacatggtctgtaacctgactcattatatctaggggtcctagctacatggtctgtaacctgactcattatgtctaggggtcctagctacatggtctgtaacctgactcattatgtctaggggtcctagcctagctacatggtctgtaacctgactcattatatctaggggtcctagcctagctacatggtctgtaacctgactcattatgtctaggggtcctgtcctagctacatggtctgtaacctgactcattatgtctaggggtcctagctacatggtctgtaacctgactcattatgtctaggggtcctagctacatggtctgtaacctgactcattatatctaggggtcctagctacatggtctgtaacctgactcattatgtctaggggtcctagctacatggtctgtaacctgactcattatatcTAGGGGTcgtagctacatggtctgtaacctgactcattatgtctaggggtcctagctacacggtctgtaacctgactcattatatcTAGGGGTCctgtcctagctacatggtctgtaacctgactcattatgtctaggggtcctagctacatggtctgtaacctgactcattatatctaggggtcctagctacatggtttgtaacctgactcattatgtctaggggtcctagctacatggtctgtaacctgactcattatgtctaggggtcctagctacatggtctgtaacctgactcattatatctaggggtcctagctacatggtctgtaacctgactcattatgtctaggggtcctgtcctagctacatggtctgtaacctgactcattatgtctaggggtcctagctacatggtctgtaacctgactcattatatctaggggtcctagctacatggtctgtaacctgactcattatgtctaggggtcctgtcctagctacatggtctgtaacctgactcattatgtttaggggtcctagctacatggtctgtaacctgactcattatgtctaggggtcctagctacatggtctgtaacctgactcattatatcTAGGGGTCCTAggtacatggtctgtaacctgactcattatgtctaggggtcctagctacattgtctgtaacctgactcattatgtctaggggtcctagctacatggtctgtaacctgactcattatatctaggggtcctagctacatggtctgtaacctgactcattatgtctaggggtcctgtcctagctacatggtctgtaacctgactcattatgtctaggggtcctagctacatggtctgtaacctgactcattatatctaggggtcctagctacatggtctgtaacctgactcattatgtctaggggtcctgtcctagctacatggtctgtaacctgactcattatgtttaggggtcctagctacatgtcTTGACCCCTTTGGGTCAGTGAGCCCAAGTGGATTATCATGTGGTCACAGAAACAGATCTATACAGAAAGGAAAACTACAGACAGTCTAAACTAAAGATTCCAAATGGAAAGCCTCATGACCACCAAACCAACCAGCAGCCTCGCGACCACCAAACCAACCAGCAGCCTCGCGACCACCAAACCAACCAGCAGCCTCGCGACCACCAAACCAACCAGCAGCCTCGCGACCACCAAACCAACCAGCAGCCTCGCGACCACCAAACCAACCAGCAGCCTCGCGACCACCAAACCAACCAGCAGCCTCGCGACCACCAAACCAACCAGCAGCCTCGCGACCaccaaaccaaccaaccagcagcctcgcgaccaccaaaccaaccaaccagcagcctcgcgaccaccaaaccaaccaaccagcagCCTCGCGACCACCAAACCAACCAACCGCCTCGCGACCaccaaaccaaccaaccaaccgcgaccaccaaaccaaccaaccaaccagcagcctcgcgaccaccaaaccaaccaaccagcagcctcgcgaccaccaaaccaaccaaccagcagcctcgcgaccaccaaaccaaccaaccagcagcctcgcgaccaccaaaccaaccaaccagcagcctcgcgaccaccaaaccaaccaaccagcagcctcgcgaccaccaaaccaaccaaccagcagcctcgcgaccaccaaaccaaccaaccagcagcctcgcgaccaccaaaccaaccaaccagcagcctcgcgaccaccaaaccaaccaaccagcagcctcgcgaccaccaaaccaaccaaccaaccaaccagcagcctcgcgaccaccaaaccaaccaaccaaccaaccagcagcctcgcgaccaccaaaccaaccagcagcctcgcgaccaccaaaccaaccaaccagcagCCTCGCGACCACCAAACCAACCAGCGACCACCAAACCAACCAGCAGCCTCGCGACCACCCAACCAACCAGCGACCACCCAACCAACCAGCAGCCTCGCGACCACCCAACCAACCAGCAGCCTCGCGACCACCCAACCAACCAGCGACCACCCAACCAACAGCCTCGCGACCACCCAACCAACCAGCGACCACCAAACCAACCAGCAGCCTCGCGACCACCAAACCAACCAGCGACCACCAAACCAACCAGCAGCCTCGCGACCACCAAACCAACCAGCGACCACCAAACCAACCAGCAGCCTCGCGACCACCAAACCAACCAGCGACCACCAAACCAACCAGCAGCCTCGCGACCaccaaaccaaccaaccagcagcctcgcgaccaccaaaccaaccaaccagcagcctcgcgaccaccaaaccaaccaaccagcagCCTCGCGACCACCAAACCAACCAGCGACCACCCAACCAACCAGCAGCCTCGCGACCACCCAACCAACCAGCGACCACCCAACCAACCAGCAGCCTCGCGACCACCCAACCAACCAGCAGCCTCGCGACCACCCAACCAACCAGCGACCACCCAACCAACCAGCAGCCTCGCGACCACCCAACCAACCAGCGACCACCAAACCAACCAGCAGCCTCGCGACCACCAAACCAACCAGCGACCACCAAACCAACCAGCAGCCTCGCGACCACCAAACCAACCAGCGACCACCAAACCAACCAGCAGCCTCGCGACCACCAAACCAACCAGCGACCACCAAACCAACCAGCAGCCTCGCGACCACCAAACCAACCAGCGACCACCAAACCAACCAGCAGCCTCGCGACCACCAAACCAACCAGCAGCCTCGCGACCACCAAACCAACCAGCAGCCTCGCGACCACCAAACCAACCAGCAGCCTCGCGACCACCAAACCAACCAGCAGCCTCGCGACCACCAAACCAACCAGCAGCCTCACAGCTCTGCCAGCGGGGACACTGACTGACAATCACCTGATGTGCTTATCAACCAGGCTCAGCATTTGGACAAGGTTGCTGCAGCCCCCTGGAGGAAGGGAGTGAAGTATAACCTGGGTAGTGTTGTTTGTCTATGACCTAACACTATtattatataaatacatttgattgagggATTATAGAGAATTTTGGGAGCACAACATTTTTTTTGTCGAGGTTATATCGTGCATGCGATCATTCATGAATCTGAGAATGAATCACTACTTGTCTTGCATCACCAGTTGGACACACACAGTCCTGTTTGCAACGTTTGTTTATTTCCCTGTACTGTTCTAATGTTGATTCTCCTGTTTCAGACTGTTGTGTAGGGACTCGGGTGGGGAGACGGAGTCTATGTTACTGAATGAGACAGTCCCACAGTGGGTCATAGACATCACTGTGGACGTAAGTACCTTTTTGCTTTTACTCTTCTTGCCTCGGACTtcacttcatttaaaaaaaaaaaaacatttttgcccTCCTTTTTTTATGTCCTTCAGAAGAACATGCCGAAATTCAACAAGATCCCGTTCTACCTCCAACCCCACTCGTCTTCTGGAGCCAAGACACTGAAGAAGTAACATTTAGATCTGAGATTTTCTCCGTTTCACGTTTCTTCATGAGAAATCACTACATTCCACACTTCCAAGTCCCTTCTAATAATATTCAGCTTTGATGTTCTTACCTGAAtaaatcctacacacacacacacacacacacacacacacccccacacacacacacgatttgACCTCTACATATAAATGCACCCGTCGGAGATCAAGGTCCTACTTCCCCTTGACACACATCCTTTtattccactgtgtgtgtgtgtgtgtgtgtgtgtgtgtgtgtgtgtgtgtgtttctctctctctctctgtagggacCGTCTGTCTGCCAGTGACATGCTGCAGGTGAGGAAGGTGATGGAACACGTCTATGAGAAGATCATTAACCTG contains:
- the LOC109881245 gene encoding WD repeat-containing protein 48 isoform X1, encoding MAAHHRQNAAGRRKVQVSYVIRDEVEKHNRNGVNALQLDPALNRLFTAGRDSIIRIWSVNQHKQDPYIASMEHHTDWVNDIVLCCNGKTLISASSDTTVKVWNAQKGFCMSTLRTHKDYVKALAYAKDKELVASAGLDRQIFLWDVNTLTALTASNNTVTTSSLSGNKDSIYSLAMNQMGTVIVSGSTEKVLRVWDPRTCAKLMKLKGHSDNVKSLLLNRDGTQCLSGSSDGTIRLWSLGQQRCIATYRVHDEGVWALQVNEAFTHIYSGGRDKKIFCTDLRNPDIRVLICEEKAPVLKMELDRTADPPPVIWVSTTKSSVNKWCLKGIHNFRASGDYDNDIIAPLTPLCTAPEQVIKGGASIIQCHILNDKRHIVTKDTNNNVAFWDVLKACKGEDLGKVEFDEEIKKRFKQVYVPNWFSVDLKTGMLTITLDESDCFAAWVSAKDAGFTSSDGSDPKLNLGGLLLQALLEFWPRTHINPMDEEENEVNHAAVNGEQETRVQKGNGYFQVPPHTPVIFGEAGGRTLFRLLCRDSGGETESMLLNETVPQWVIDITVDKNMPKFNKIPFYLQPHSSSGAKTLKKDRLSASDMLQVRKVMEHVYEKIINLDTESQNTASSLAANDKPGETEKDEDMALMAEEKIELICQDQVLDPNMDLRTVKHFIWKSGGDLTLHYRQKST
- the LOC109881245 gene encoding WD repeat-containing protein 48 isoform X2, with amino-acid sequence MAAHHRQNAAGRRKVQVSYVIRDEVEKHNRNGVNALQLDPALNRLFTAGRDSIIRIWSVNQHKDPYIASMEHHTDWVNDIVLCCNGKTLISASSDTTVKVWNAQKGFCMSTLRTHKDYVKALAYAKDKELVASAGLDRQIFLWDVNTLTALTASNNTVTTSSLSGNKDSIYSLAMNQMGTVIVSGSTEKVLRVWDPRTCAKLMKLKGHSDNVKSLLLNRDGTQCLSGSSDGTIRLWSLGQQRCIATYRVHDEGVWALQVNEAFTHIYSGGRDKKIFCTDLRNPDIRVLICEEKAPVLKMELDRTADPPPVIWVSTTKSSVNKWCLKGIHNFRASGDYDNDIIAPLTPLCTAPEQVIKGGASIIQCHILNDKRHIVTKDTNNNVAFWDVLKACKGEDLGKVEFDEEIKKRFKQVYVPNWFSVDLKTGMLTITLDESDCFAAWVSAKDAGFTSSDGSDPKLNLGGLLLQALLEFWPRTHINPMDEEENEVNHAAVNGEQETRVQKGNGYFQVPPHTPVIFGEAGGRTLFRLLCRDSGGETESMLLNETVPQWVIDITVDKNMPKFNKIPFYLQPHSSSGAKTLKKDRLSASDMLQVRKVMEHVYEKIINLDTESQNTASSLAANDKPGETEKDEDMALMAEEKIELICQDQVLDPNMDLRTVKHFIWKSGGDLTLHYRQKST